The DNA sequence ACTTTTCCATTACAAAAATATTTTGTACTCATACCATTTAATAAATTATTTTTATAATAAAATTCAGCTTCCACTTCTCCAACACCAAAATAAATTAATTGTTTACCTTCTAATTTCCCTCGTACATAATTTAATTTAAATTCAACGCTTCCATTTTTATAATAAAATATTGATTCGCCGTTTAATTCATCTTGATAATAATTTAGTTTCGATTTTAAAATTCCCAAACTATCATATTCATATGTGATACCATCTTTTAGTCCATACGAATAAGTAATTTCTTTATTAATAATTCCGCTATCGTAAAAGTAATTACAAACTGAATCAAGTTTTTCATCATTATAATTTAGGACAGCTTTAATTAATCCGCCGGGATAATAATATTTATTTATTCCGCTGATTTTTCCTTCTTTAAAATTAAGCTCGGATTTTATTGTTCCATCACCATAATAATCTGTAAAATTTTCTTCCACTTTTTCAAAATTGCCAACAATATCATATCGAACTCTTTTAACTATTTGCCCGTTATTATATGTATCAATTACTTTAATAGATTTATCCGGGTGATAAAAATATGATGTTCCATCAAGTTCACCGTTTTTATAATTTGCTTCAAGAGCAACACCGTTATAATTATTATAAACTTTACTAATTCCTTCAAGTTTTCCATTTACATAATTTCGTTCAACTTCAAGTTTCCCATTTTCAAAAAACAATTTTGAAATACCGTTTAACTTGCCGTTTTCATATTGCCAAATTCCTTGAATTGCACCGCTTTTATAAAATGTTTTTGTAAATCCTTGCTGAATGTCATTTTCATAATGCGGGATTGACCAAATCTCACCGGACTCATAATACCAAGTTGCATCGCCTTCGAGTTTTCCATTTACGTAATTCCAAATCATACTTAAAGTGCCGTCTAAAAAATACCAATTGGAAATTCCTTCTTCTTTACCATTAATAAATTTCCACTCTTTCCAAAGAATTCCGTTATCATAAAATTCTTTATAAGTTCCATGCTTTTGTCCATTAACATATTCGCCTTCAGTTTCAAGTTTCCCATTTGAAAAAAAAGTTTTTTTTATTTCCACTTGTTGCGCAGTAGAAATTGAAACAATTATTAAATATAAAATTGGAATGATTTTTTTTAGCATAAATTATTTTCGAAGATTAACATTTAGAATATCAAACTTATTTTGAATCATTTTACTTTTAAGATAAACTTTGAAGTTTTTCGTGAATAAATTTTTCATTTTTAACGCCAACATAAAAACCTTCAATAGTTTTTGTTCCTAAAAATAAAAGTGAAGGCGTGCCCATTATACCAAATGCTTTTGCAGTTTGTAAGTCTTTGCTTACATCGATAGAAAATATTGAGTTAAAATCACTTTTTAGTTTTTCAACAATAGGAGTTTGCGTTTTGCAATTGTGGCAAGTCGGTGAATGAAAATATAATACACTTTTTTTATTTTTAATTTTATCTGTAATTTCAAAATTAATATTTTCGTAAGGAATTTGATTTCCAACTGTTCTCTTAGATTTTATGTAAAAGAATAATTGTAAAAAAATTATAATCACTATAAATATTAATGCCGCTGTAAATAATAAATCCACAAAAATCCCTTTCTATGCTTATAAATAAATACTAATTTTGAATTGAAATATAACTAATATTTTTTTTGATAAATAGAGATTTAGGATTGCAAAATGTTTAGCACTGAATATAAAATTATGTTCTCTGATACTGATCCAGGCGGAATAGTATTTTTTGCAAACTTTTTTAAAATTGCACATTTTGCTTATGAACAATTTTTTACAAGTTTTAATCTTAAACGAAATTATTTTCTGGATGACGAATTTGTAGTTCCTATTGTAAATTCAAATGCGGATTTTAAATCTCCCGTAAAATTTGGGGATGTAATTATTTGCGGAGTTTACGTTGAAAAAGTTGGAACAACTTCATTTACTTTAAAATATGATATGCTTGTAAATAATAAAATTGTTGCTGAAGTTAAAACAAATCATGTGTTTGTTAAAAAAAGTAATTTTGTTAAAACAGAATTACCAAATGATTTAAAACAAATTCTTAAAGAAAATGTAATTTAAGATATTTTTGCTAAATCACTTTTTTTAATTTTTCCCAAATCTGTTTTTGGAAATTTTTTTACAAATAATATTTCTTTTGGAAGTTTAAACGAAGCGATATTTTCTCTTAAATATTGAGTTATTTCATTTTTTATTTTTATTGATTTTTTAGCTTCAATAATTATGAAATAAGATTCTCCCCAATTTTCATCGGCAATTTTTATTGTTTCAAATTCATATTTAAATTTTTCTAAAAGTAAATTTCTAATTTCATTTAATGAAATATTTTCTCCGCCGGAAATTACAATATCATCTTTTCTTCCAAAAATTTGGAGATTTCCATTTTCATCAATTTTCCCTAAATCGTTTGTGAAGAATTTTCCATTTTTTAAATTATTAATCTTTTCATTCTTATAGTAAGATGAAGCAATAGAATCCGAAATAATTACAATTTCACCAACTTTTCCAACTTTTATTTTCCTTCCATTTTTATCAATAATTTTTAATTCAACTTTTTGAAAAGTCATTCCAGCGGAAATTCCATTTACTTTTAAATTTTTAAAATCAGCAAAAGTTACCATTGATGAAGTTTCAGTGGAACCGTAAACTGTACAAATTGGAAAATTATTTTTTATTGAATCAGAAATTAATTTTTGCGTTGATGGACCTCCGCCAATAAATGCAATTCTAATACTTTCTAATTTTCGCTTTTGATTTTCTAAAATTCGTTTAAGCATTGTTGGAACTAATGAAATTAAAGTCGGTTTGTAATTTTTAATAGAGTTTAACAAATAATTTTCTTTTAGTGATTTTGGAATTGCCAAAATTGAGCCGGATAAAATTGCGCGTGTAAAAATTGAAAATCCGCCGATGTGAAAAAAAGGAAGGGAAGCAAGCCAAATATCATTTGGAAAATGTTTAATAAATTTATCGGCAGAAGTAAAACTTGAAAATAAATTTTTAAATGTGAGTTGAACCAATTTCGGATTTCCGGTTGAACCGGATGAGTAAATCATTACAGCAATTTTATTTTCATCAAATTTAGAAAAAGTATGAAATTCATTTTTTGATTTTAATTTCTTTAAGTCAAAATTTATTTTTAACCTTTCTGTATTTTCTAATGAGTTATATTTTTTTTCAATATTTATTAGAAAATCTGAATCTGAATGTTTCAATAAATTTATTATTTCATTTTCTTTAAGTCTATTATTTATCAAAACTGGAATTGCCCCGATAAACCAAAGCGCATTTATGGTAATAATAAATTCAAAATTATTTTCAGAAATTAGTGAAACGTGATTCCCCTTTTTAATTCCTTTCTCAACAAAATATTGTGAAGTCATTTTTGATAAATCAAAAACTTGAGAAAAAGTAAATTCATTGGAGTTATTTTTAATAAAAATTTTCTGAGGATTTTTTTTAAACTGTTGAACTAACCAAAAATTATTTTGTGATTTTATTTTCATGAATTTAAAATTTTTTACAAAGTGAAAAGTAACAAAATCAGATGAATTACTTTTAAAGTTAAATGCGAAAATAATTTATAAAAGTATTCCAATTGCGAAAAGAAATCCGTAAAATGCAGAAAGTTTTGCAGTTAACTCAAGAGTTTTATTAAGCTCTTTTCCGGTGTAAGAAAAAATCATTCTAATTAATTTTATTGATAATGGTAAAGTTAGTAATGGAAGAAAAACAAATAATCTTTGATTGTAAGTGAAATACACAACAAACAAAATTAAGTAAGATAAAATCATGAAAACCAAATACTGGTATTGAGTAAAACGTCTTCCCATTTTTACTGCAAGTGTGTTTTTCCCGACTTCTTTATCTTCATCAATATCTCTATAATTATTTACAACAAGAATATTTGTAATTAAAGCTCCAACCGGAATTGAAGCCCAAATTGCCAAAGTTGAAACTTCAACAACTTGTACATAATAAGTTCCAACTGTACCAACAACTCCAAAAAATAGAAAAACAAAAACGTCGCCCAAACCATTGTAAGCAAGCGGATATGGACCGGCAGTGTATGCAATTCCGGCAAATATTGAAAGCAGTCCAATTAGCAATGTAATCCAAGTTGAAATATATACAAGATATAATCCAAGAAAAAAAGTAACTGAAAAAACCAAAATTATTGCAAATTTCATTTCACTGACTGTAATTAAACCAGAAGCTAAAACTCTTAGCGGACCTTTTCTAGTTTCATTGTCAGCGCCGGATAAATAATCATACAAATCATTTACAAAGTTTGTACCTATTTGAATTAGTACAGCACAAATTAATGCAACTGCCGAAGCAAGAAAATTTACTTTCGTTTCAAACGAAACTATTGAGGTTCCAATTAAGACTGGTACAACAGCAGCCGGTAAAGTCTTTGGTCTGCTTGCCAAAATCCATGTATCAAATTTTGCTAAAACTTTTACTGATTCAGTCATATACTAAGGCACTCTCGGAAATTTTTTAAAATCCGGTTTTCTTTTTTCGTTATAAGCTTTTTTACCTTCTTTAGCTTCTTCGCTCATATAATAAAGCAGTGTTGCATTTCCAGCTAATTCTTGAATTCCGGTTTGTCCATCAAGTTCAGCATTGAACGCTGATTTTAATAACCTAATTGCAAGCGGACTATGTTCTAAAATTTGCTTAGCCCAAGCAATTCCTTCCTCTTCTAATTTTTCAACTGGAACAACTTTATTTACCAGTCCCATTTTTTCGGCTTCATCGGCATTATATTGTCGACACAAATACCAAATTTCTCTGGCTTTTTTTTGTCCAACAATTCTTGCTAAATAACTTGAGCCAAATCCTCCATCAAAACTTCCAACCTTGGGACCAGTTTGACCAAATACAGCATTGTCAGCGGCAATTGTTAAATCGCAAACAACATGCAAAACATGACCGCCGCCAATTGCATATCCGGCAACTAAAGCTATAACCGGTTTAGGAATACTTCTAATTAATTTTTGTAAGTCCAAAACATTTAATCTTGGAATTCCATCTCCGCCAACATAACCTTGATCGCCGCGAATTTTTTGATCTCCGCCGGAACAAAATGCATATTTTCCATCTTTTGCTGGACCGTAACCGGTTAATAATATTACACCGATTTCTGGATCTTCGCGGGAATCTATAAATGCATCATACATTTCTTGAACAGTTTCGGGTCGGAACGCATTTCTCTTTTCCGGACGGTTAATTGTAATTTTAGCAATGCCTTCATTTTTTTCGTAAATAATATCTTTATATTCTTTAACTTTTTTCCAATCTAAATTCATTTATTTCTCAATATTTAGTAAAAATGTGTTTATTAATTTAAGAAATTCTTCCGGCTTTTCTAAATGCGTATTGTGTCCGGCGTCATTAATAACTTCCAATTTTCCGTTTAATAAATTCGGCAAAATTGATTTTCCAATTTGTGTAAATTTTTTATCAAGTTGTCCGGTTATTAATAAAATATTCAATGTAAAATTATTTCCAAGTTGAAAATAATTTTTCATTTTCCCGGTACTAAATCCAATTAAAGAATTTCTCAATCCGGTTTTACTATTTTGAGCTCTACTAATTTTACTTTTCTCAATTCCATCTTTTGGTAATTTTTTTAATGATTGAAACAACGGAAGACTAAACCAATAATTTATAAATTCTTCGATTGTTGAATTTTTTATTTGTTCAGAAAGCTTAAAATCATTAGCTAATCTTTCTTTTCTTTCAATCTCGTCTTCAATTCCAAAAGATGTGCTTTCTAAAATCAAGGCAATTATATTTTTAGGAAATTCAAAAGCAAAGTCTAATGCCAATCTTCCGCCCATTGAATATCCGCAAATAATAATTTTAGTCAAATCAAGTTCATCAATTATTTTTTTTAGAAATGCAACTTGCGATTTTGATGAATAAAATTTGGCATTTCCCGGCGAAGAAGTTTTTCCATGTCCAATTAAATCAATGAAAATAGGAGAATAATTTTGCGGGATTTTATTTTCTAAAAATTTCCAGTCATTTATATTTCCGGTAAATCCATGCAAAAATATAATTGGAATTTTGGATTGAATATTTCTTTCATTAAAATCTAAATTGAATTCAAGATTATCAATTTTTAAAATCATATTAAAATTTTAATTCTACTTTTATTTGATTCCAATATTTTTTTCTTAATTCAACTGACTTTTTTGTATCGGTTTTTAATTCAATTACTGTAAAAATTTTTGAAGAAATTGCTGCTGCTAAATTTTTATGAAACCCTATATAAGATTTTAGATTTGAATAATTTCCGCCAAAACTTTTTACAATTTTTGAAAAGTTTAAATTTAACGGAGTATTAAAATATTCATCAAAATGATTTTTTGTGTTTGCAATCGGAAGCATGCTGAAAATTCCACCGCCATTATTATTTACCAAAATAATTATTAAAGGGATTTTCAAATCAGTTAAAGTTGATAATGCGGAAATGTTATGATAAAATGCTAAATCACCAATAACCAAAAATGTTTTCTCTTTTGATTGTGATGCAATTCCGGAAGCTGTTGAAATAATCCCGTCAATTCCGCTTGCGCCGCGATTTGTAAATATTTTTATATTATTTTTTTTCTTCGATGTAAAAAAATCAAATTCTCTAATCGGTAAACTATTGCTGATAAATAAATTTGAATTGTTTGGAATTATATTTAATAATTCATTTGGCCAATAAGGTTCTAAATTTATTTTTGAATTTTGCAAAATTGTATTCTTAATTTTCTCCGATTTTCTATCAAGATTAATAATTTTCTTTTTCCACTCAATTTTGTTTTGTGAATTTAGATTTTGTGAATTTAGAAATTCTAAAAATTCTTGCGAATCATTTTCAATAATTAAAGGTTTATTTTGTGATGGATCTTTTATGTCACCAAAACTATTTATTAAGATTTTTTTCGCTTTTGTGTTTTCCAAATATTTAAGAACACTTTGCGAAGTCGGCGCATTTCCAAATTGAATAATTAATTCTTCATTTAGATCTTGGTTTTGCAAAAACGCTGAATGATTTACAATAATGTTTTCATTTTTCGATTTCGTAAATCTTAAATCACTTGTGCCATCGACAAAAATTGGAATATTATTTTTAACGGAAAACTTTACTAATTCATTGTAAAATTTTTTATTAAAATTATCCCAACTACAGAAAATTGCAACTTTATTTGATTCTTTAATTTTTTCAGAAACATAAATAAATTGATTTGAAATTGATACTGATTCTATTGGGAAATATTTATTTTCTTGAACAAAATCGGAAACGCTGAAAATTATTTCATCACTAAAAGTTTCCGGTACTAAAGGTTTTTTAAACGGAAAATTAAAATGAATTGGTCCAATATTATTTTTACTTCCGGTTAAAATTCCTTCATCAATTTTTGAACAATAATTTTCAATTTCATTTTTATCTAAACTCGGTAAACCAAAATCACAAAAAAATCTTATATGATTTTTATAAATATCATCTTGATTTATTGTTTGGTTTGCGCCGGTATTTCTCAAATATTCCGGGCGATCGGCAGTACAAATTATTAAAGGAATTCTTTGATTGTAAGCTTCAATTATTGCCGGATAAAGTTCGACAACAGCGGTTCCGGAAGTAGTAACAATTGCAACCGGTTTATTTATTTTTTTAGAAATTCCAAGTGCAAAAAATCCCGAAGATCTTTCATCTACGTGAATATATTTTTTAAATTTTTTATGATTTGCAAAAGCTAATGTTAGTGGAGTATTACGAGAACCGGGAGAAACGCAAACATTCTGAATTCCGAATTGGGAAAGTTTTTCAACAAATAAACTTGACCAAAAATAATTACGATTGATAAATTTTTTCATCAACAAAAAGTGATAATATTGGTTTAAGTTTGATTTCTGATTCTTCAAATTCAGACTGTGGTTCCGAACCTTCAACTATTCCGCAGCCGGAATAGGCAAAAAGATTTTTATCTTTTATCAATGCTGAACGAATTGCAACAGCAAATTCTCCGTTTCCATTTAAATTAAACCAGCCAATATTTCCGGTGTATAATCCGCGATCATGTTTTTCAACTTTTAAAATATAATTTTGAGCAATTTCCCAAGGAGTTCCGCAAATTGCCGGCGTTGGATGTAAAATTAACAATACATCGAAAAGTTTAAAATCTTTTTTTAGCTTGGCTCTAATCGGAGTCCATAAATGTTGAATATTAGGAAGTTTTCTTATAATTGGTTTTTCATTAAAATAAATTTCATCAGAAATATTTTCAATTAAATTTGTAATAAAATTTACAACCGATTGTTGTTCATTTATATTTTTTTCACTTGTCAACAAAAATTGCTCAAAATTAAAATCCTCTTCAAGATTTTTCCCTCTTGGTGCAGAACCGGCAAGCGCATCAATTTCAATCCAACCTTCCGAAAACTTTGCTAATTTTTCCGGTGAAGCACCAATAAAAATTGAATTTTCTTTTTTGTAAGTAAATGTGTAACATCTTGGATATTTTGAACTTAATTCATCCAATAAAAATGAAATTTCTGGTGAGTTACTTAATGTAAAATTGACTTCTCTAGAAAGAACAACTTTACTAAAATTTCCAGCGGAAATATTTTGTAAAGCATCTTCAATTTGTGATTTCCACGTATTATATGAATTTGTATGAATTGGATCTTCAATTATTGCTTGAGAAAATTCATCAATTTCTTCAGAAAATAAATTTTGTAAAAGTTCAATTGATTTTGTTATTTCATTTTTTACTGTACTTTCATCATTTAATGAGTTACAAAAATTATAAATAATAAAATTTCCTTTTGAGTTTTTTAAAAATAATATTCTTGGAATAAACCAATCAGAATCATCAAAATCATTCCATTTTTCACTTTTTTGATTTGGCGCAAATTTAATTCCGCCCATAAAAATTGGAATGTTTTGAAATTCTTGCTGATTCCAATTTGTTATTAGATTGCAATCAAATTTTTTAATTTGATCATTTGTTTCGTTTAATCGGCTATTTCCATTTGCGGAAATTGTATAGATTGGATCAAATCCTAAAAATTCTTCATCCTCTGATAAAATTCGCCAATAGAAAAATATTTTATCTGCTATAAATTTGGAATCAGTAAATTTTGATATTTCAAGATTATCTAAATTAAATAAAAAGCTAAAAAGTTTATTTTTATCGCTATTTTTAAATAAATCTTTTGAAGAATTAAAAAAATTTATTAATTCTTTCTCGAATAATTTTATATTTTGCCGCACAATAATTTTTATGAATATTTATAGTAATGAACAAGTAATATAATTTTAATTTACGGAGCTTTCAACAAATTTTAAATTATTATATGAGAGAAGAAGAAATAGAAATTAATGGCATTTCGTACAAATACGAAATGCGAAAGTATGAATCCGCACGCAATATCAAGATAAAAATTAATAAAGATGGAATTATTAAAGTTTCTCTCCCAAATTACATACCATATTTAATGGCAAGAAAGTTTGTAAAAAACAATAACGATTGGATAACAAAAAAAATTGATGCTTTAAAATTTCAGAAAAACAAATATTATTATTTAGGTAATAATATTGATTTAATAAAAAAAGATAATATCAATAATAAAAACTTGAATTATATTTTTAAAAATGATAAATTAATAATCCAGAAAAATCCTAATGATAATTTTTCTGATAGTGACTTGTTCTTTAAATGGCTGAAAATACAAGCTGAGGATTACATTCCAAATAGAGTTCAAAAATTAGCTAAACTGCATAATTTTGATTATAAAAAATTGCAGTTGAAAAATTTGAATTCTCGTTGGGGTAGTTGTTCAATTAAAAAAATATTGTCTTTTAACGTAAAACTAATGTATTTTAATTACAAAGTTATTGATTATGTAATTGTTCACGAACTTTGTCATCTTAAAGAAATGAATCATTCGGCAAAATTCTGGAAATTAGTTAAAAGTATTATTCCAGATTACAATATATATAGGAAAGAATTAAATAAAATAATCCTATAATCTATAAAGGGGGTTCTATGGCAAAATCAACAAAAGAGCAACAGATTGTGGAGCTCTATAACTTAGTGGGCAAAGCTCATGATAAGTTAAAAAAAGTACAATCAAAACACCTTGGTGCTGAAAAATTAACTTCTCCTCAATTTGGCGTTTTAGATGTTTTGATGAAAAATGGTTCAATTCCTTTGAAGAAAATTAGCGACGAACTTATGGTTACAGGCGCTAATATTACTTGCGTTATGGATAACTTAGAAAAAGAAGATCTTGTTAAAAGAGTTCACTCTAAAACAGATCGTCGAGTTATCAACGCTGAGTTAACTCCAAAAGGAAAACAAAAACTAGATAAAATTTATCCCGAACATGTTAAAAGTCTCAACGAAGTTTCCAAAAAATTATCCGAAGTTGAGATGAAACAATTAACTGCTTTATTGGATAAATTAGCTTCTTAGTTTTTAAATACTATTCCAATCCACTCATCTTTTTGAAGGAATTCTAAGGCAGTATATCCAATTTGGGTGTACTGCTTTTTTATTTGTTCGTAATCCGTTTCTAATAAACCGCTTAAAATTAAAATTCCATTTTCCCGATTTACTTTTTTGAGGTCTTTATAAATTTCAATCAATATATGTTTATTAATATTTGCCAAAATTAAATCGAATTTTAAATGTTGTACTTTTTCAATTTCACCATTTATAATTTCTACATTTGCAACATTATTTTTTTCAATATTCTCTTTTGCATTTTCGTAACACAATTCATCATTATCAATACATATAACTTTTTCAGCGCCAAATTTTGATGCCGCAATTCCTAAAATTCCGGTTCCGCTTCCCAAATCCAAAACACTCTTTGCATTTGATATATATTTTTCCAACAACGTAAGCATTATTTTTGTTGTTTGATGTTCGCCGGTTCCAAAAGACATTTTGGGATCAATAGTTAAAATAATTTGATTTGGTTTTTCGGAATATTCTTTAAACGATGGTTTGATTACAAGTTTGTCCGAAACTTCAATAACATTAATTTTACTTTCCCATTCTTCATTCCAATTTTTCCATGCAAGATTTTCAAATTCAACAGAAAATGAATTTATTAATTTTTGATTTTTCAAATCAATTAATGATTTTTCAATTTCTTCAATATTCAAATCAGAATCTTCATAAACAAAAATTGTCAAATAATCATCATATTCATTAATTCCGAGAATGTCTAAATTCCATAAATTCCCAGAAAGTAAATCAACATTAAATGGCTCAGACTTAATCGTAAATTGTTTATAATTTTTCATCGCTAAAGTTTTATTTTACTTAAAAGAATACAAATTTTGTCTTGAAAATTTCTTGCAGTTTTTGAACTTCCAATAAAATTTTGAATCATAATTGAAAATGTAATTTCATGATTATTTGCAGTTTGAAGATATCCGGATAAAGCACTTACCCCGTTTAAAGTTCCGGTTTTTGCAAAAACATTTTTAAATGCTTTAGTATTTTTCATTCTATTAGATAAAGTTCCATCAACTCCGGCAATTGGAAAAGAGTTTTTTAAAATCTCATAATTCTTTTTTGAATTTTGATACATATATTTCAGCATTGAAATTAATAATTCCGCTGAAATTAAATTATAACGGGAAATTCCCGAGCCATCGGCTAAATTATAATCTTTTGAGTTTAAACCTATTTTATTAATTAAACTATCAATTAATTTTATTCCATTTTCTGATGAAGCCGGTTTACCGAAATTCTTTAAAGCCAATGCGCGTAAGGTCATTTCCGCACTTAGATTATCACTTTCTTTATTAAGATTTACAATTACGTCTTTGAATTTTCGTTCGTGAGTATAAATATGTTTAGCAAATTCCGGAACTGTTGCTGTATCAATTTTACCAAGAAATTCTATTTTCTGATTTTCTAATTTTTCTTTCAGCAGATATAAAAAAAATAATTCGGGATTAACAATATTAATTTTAGCAGTATCTTTTTTTGCACTTGTTGATAAACTACCTTTAACAATTATTTCATTTCCGCGACTTTGCCAATCGCGTGTAATTTCAAATTTTTCTGTTTCATTATTTGTTGTAACTGAAGTATTTGAAATATCAAAAAAATCTGTTTCGGGAATAATTTTAATTTTAGCTTCTTTATTTAATTCTCCGGGTTCAAATTCTATCTGCACGCAAGCATCATTTATAATTAGCGGAGTTAAATACGGAAAATCAGATGAAGGATCATCATCCCACATCCAGCCGCTTCCCCAAAATAATGAATCCATATTTGAAACATCGCCGTAAATATTTCCGCGAATTTCTTTAATTCCATAACCAATAATTTTGGAAACCAATGTATCTAAATCATCTGTTGAAAATTCTGGATCAAATCCGCCTTTAACAAAAATATCTCCGTAGCAAATTGAATCCATAATAATTCCGCTATGAAATACGGAAGTTTGAAAGGAATAATCCGCGCCTAAAAATTCTAACGCTGAAGTAGTTGTTAAAATTTTCATATTTGATGCGGGCGTTAAAAGTAGCTTTTCATTTTTTTGATAAAGTAATTTATCATCTGTTAAATCATAAATTGAAACAGCCAACATGGAAGATTTAAAGAAATCATCTTCAAATATTTTGTCGATTTCTTCTTCAATTTCTTTGTTAAATTCTTGAGCAAAAATTGGTAAAGAAAAAATCAAAAATGCGAAAAGAAATTCAGTTATTTTTTTCATTAAAAATACTCTCGTTCTCTAAATTCAACACCTATTTTATTTAGTACAAAATCCTTTGCTTTTTCTTTATCTACTTCATCCAAACCAACAATTGATAAAACCACTCTTGTATAATTTTTTGCTTTTTGTGCAAAATCAATCATCTCTTTGTGCATTTCCGGAGAAACTCTCATTAGTTCGGCATATTGATTTGGATCTGTAGAATTAAGGCTTATCGAAACAACATCTATAGTTCCGGCAAACTCCGGAGTAATATCTTTTTTATTAATGTAATTTCCATGACCATCAGTATTTATTCTTGTGCTTCCTCCATTTTCTTTAACATATTTTGCAATTTGTTTTACAACATCCCATCTAATTGTAGGTTCGCCGTAACCGCAGAAAACAATTTCTTTATATTTTTTTGGATCACCAATTTCATTTATGTAAACTTCTGCTTCCGGTTCTTCCGATTTTTTCATTTTCAGATTATAACCTTTCATCACGGCTTCACCTTTTCTATCGCAAAAAACACAATCGGCATTACATCTATTTGTAACATTTATGTAAAGTGAATTTCCAATTTTATATGTGAAACTAACTTTAGCTTTTTCTCCAATACCATAAAGGCGATAAACGTTATAATTAGTAATTCGCGAAACATCAACAATAGAAACATTTTGCACTTCCGCAATTGTTTCTGCAATTAAAGGGATATAAGAAGGTTCATTTCTTTGTCCACGATAAGGAACCGGCGTCATAAAAGGTGAATCTGTTTCCAATAATAAATTTTCTAACGCAACACTTTTTAAAATTTCTCTAAGTTGATCAGCTTTCTTAAAAGTAACATTTCCGGTGAAAGATAAGTAATGTCCCATTGCAGTAAGCTCTGCGGCATCTTCTTTGC is a window from the Ignavibacteriota bacterium genome containing:
- a CDS encoding toxin-antitoxin system YwqK family antitoxin, which codes for MLKKIIPILYLIIVSISTAQQVEIKKTFFSNGKLETEGEYVNGQKHGTYKEFYDNGILWKEWKFINGKEEGISNWYFLDGTLSMIWNYVNGKLEGDATWYYESGEIWSIPHYENDIQQGFTKTFYKSGAIQGIWQYENGKLNGISKLFFENGKLEVERNYVNGKLEGISKVYNNYNGVALEANYKNGELDGTSYFYHPDKSIKVIDTYNNGQIVKRVRYDIVGNFEKVEENFTDYYGDGTIKSELNFKEGKISGINKYYYPGGLIKAVLNYNDEKLDSVCNYFYDSGIINKEITYSYGLKDGITYEYDSLGILKSKLNYYQDELNGESIFYYKNGSVEFKLNYVRGKLEGKQLIYFGVGEVEAEFYYKNNLLNGMSTKYFCNGKVRNYGMFKDGKMDGKFYEYYENGLLKFEKIYSEDILKTQTNYNEKGLKIIN
- a CDS encoding thioredoxin family protein, with the translated sequence MDLLFTAALIFIVIIIFLQLFFYIKSKRTVGNQIPYENINFEITDKIKNKKSVLYFHSPTCHNCKTQTPIVEKLKSDFNSIFSIDVSKDLQTAKAFGIMGTPSLLFLGTKTIEGFYVGVKNEKFIHEKLQSLS
- a CDS encoding acyl-CoA thioesterase; this translates as MFSTEYKIMFSDTDPGGIVFFANFFKIAHFAYEQFFTSFNLKRNYFLDDEFVVPIVNSNADFKSPVKFGDVIICGVYVEKVGTTSFTLKYDMLVNNKIVAEVKTNHVFVKKSNFVKTELPNDLKQILKENVI
- a CDS encoding acyl--CoA ligase: MKIKSQNNFWLVQQFKKNPQKIFIKNNSNEFTFSQVFDLSKMTSQYFVEKGIKKGNHVSLISENNFEFIITINALWFIGAIPVLINNRLKENEIINLLKHSDSDFLINIEKKYNSLENTERLKINFDLKKLKSKNEFHTFSKFDENKIAVMIYSSGSTGNPKLVQLTFKNLFSSFTSADKFIKHFPNDIWLASLPFFHIGGFSIFTRAILSGSILAIPKSLKENYLLNSIKNYKPTLISLVPTMLKRILENQKRKLESIRIAFIGGGPSTQKLISDSIKNNFPICTVYGSTETSSMVTFADFKNLKVNGISAGMTFQKVELKIIDKNGRKIKVGKVGEIVIISDSIASSYYKNEKINNLKNGKFFTNDLGKIDENGNLQIFGRKDDIVISGGENISLNEIRNLLLEKFKYEFETIKIADENWGESYFIIIEAKKSIKIKNEITQYLRENIASFKLPKEILFVKKFPKTDLGKIKKSDLAKIS
- a CDS encoding 1,4-dihydroxy-2-naphthoate polyprenyltransferase, encoding MTESVKVLAKFDTWILASRPKTLPAAVVPVLIGTSIVSFETKVNFLASAVALICAVLIQIGTNFVNDLYDYLSGADNETRKGPLRVLASGLITVSEMKFAIILVFSVTFFLGLYLVYISTWITLLIGLLSIFAGIAYTAGPYPLAYNGLGDVFVFLFFGVVGTVGTYYVQVVEVSTLAIWASIPVGALITNILVVNNYRDIDEDKEVGKNTLAVKMGRRFTQYQYLVFMILSYLILFVVYFTYNQRLFVFLPLLTLPLSIKLIRMIFSYTGKELNKTLELTAKLSAFYGFLFAIGILL
- the menB gene encoding 1,4-dihydroxy-2-naphthoyl-CoA synthase, with translation MNLDWKKVKEYKDIIYEKNEGIAKITINRPEKRNAFRPETVQEMYDAFIDSREDPEIGVILLTGYGPAKDGKYAFCSGGDQKIRGDQGYVGGDGIPRLNVLDLQKLIRSIPKPVIALVAGYAIGGGHVLHVVCDLTIAADNAVFGQTGPKVGSFDGGFGSSYLARIVGQKKAREIWYLCRQYNADEAEKMGLVNKVVPVEKLEEEGIAWAKQILEHSPLAIRLLKSAFNAELDGQTGIQELAGNATLLYYMSEEAKEGKKAYNEKRKPDFKKFPRVP
- the menH gene encoding 2-succinyl-6-hydroxy-2,4-cyclohexadiene-1-carboxylate synthase, whose amino-acid sequence is MILKIDNLEFNLDFNERNIQSKIPIIFLHGFTGNINDWKFLENKIPQNYSPIFIDLIGHGKTSSPGNAKFYSSKSQVAFLKKIIDELDLTKIIICGYSMGGRLALDFAFEFPKNIIALILESTSFGIEDEIERKERLANDFKLSEQIKNSTIEEFINYWFSLPLFQSLKKLPKDGIEKSKISRAQNSKTGLRNSLIGFSTGKMKNYFQLGNNFTLNILLITGQLDKKFTQIGKSILPNLLNGKLEVINDAGHNTHLEKPEEFLKLINTFLLNIEK